In Lacerta agilis isolate rLacAgi1 chromosome 8, rLacAgi1.pri, whole genome shotgun sequence, one genomic interval encodes:
- the FXYD1 gene encoding phospholemman, with the protein MDLWFLLPLCGVLIGSAVAEPPQPKDIPYDPFNYDYHSLRIGGLVFAVVLFLLGIVIVLSRRCRCKFNQQQRTGEPDEEEGALRSSIRRLSTRMR; encoded by the exons ATGGACTTGTGGTTCCTTCTGCCTCTGTGTGGGGTCTTGATAGGATCTGCAGTAGCAG AACCACCACAACCCAAGGACATTCCATATGACCCATTCAATTATG ATTACCACTCGCTGAGAATCGGGGGGCTGGTTTTTGCTGTCGTCCTGTTCCTGCTTGGCATTGTCATTGTGCTCA gtCGACGTTGTCGCTGCAAGTTCAACCAGCAACAGAG GACGGGTGAACCTGACGAGGAGGAGGGGGCCCTGCGCAGCTCGATTCGGC GTTTATCCACAAGGATGAGATAG